The Lepeophtheirus salmonis chromosome 6, UVic_Lsal_1.4, whole genome shotgun sequence DNA window ATATAATTATAGTGGTGACCTagatatacaaatgtatttacaGGAGGGTCCGCAGGGGCTGCAGCCCTCCCCAATTGAGGAATTTTAGCCTTTTactaggaaatttaatattagaaatttatttttttaaatttttctaaaatctacagctatacataaaaatttccaataaaaattcaattacaattttcttttttaaatttttctaaaatctacagttatacataaaaatttccaataaaaattcaattacaattttcttttttaaatttcaaaactttacagctattcacaaaaatgttaAGTTTTCggaaacattttttgaaattattgggGGGCGTCTTCAACCCTCCCAGCTCACCCTCACAAACGCCCTTTAGACTCAAAtaactcaatagtacttatataggctaaaacatttattattaataaacagtTGTTGGAGttggtgacattcaaaatactggattTGGAGTCGGGTATTTTATGCACCGGCTTTGCTGCCCTGCATAAAACAActgtattcaaaaataaaataaaaatatgggttaaaaaaagaaacctgtgaaaattgcactttcgTTGTTTtcaagttcaaaaaaaaaataataggaatattggattatagacaaaaaatgtttgtacaAACTTGTCTGGAGATTCAttagattaaaaatttgaaacataaaaacagATGTTAAATTGAAATTGACTGTGATATTgtggaataatttttatttttattttattttatcaaacttcaattttcaatttttaagaagaaatgccacaaaacaatgtattttgtacataaacTTTTAAACCTTCTGCTTTTAAACTGGTACTTtcaattttatgaacattttattgaataacttttgcaatttttacaaaaatgaactagttatctgggttattttttcaacgacattatttttcataacttttatgGTCTTGCaagttctaaaaaaatcttgttaaggTTTGTGTTCTCTTTACAATACCTGTAAATgttatttactacttttttcgaaaattagtggaaaatagttttatcaattttctacGCAAATTTCGATCTGGcaatttttcgacaaaaataaaaaatggaattctattctaaagacattttttcatgcatatatgttgggatgttatttgaagtttataatactatttatatttttaattcattgtaaTGCAAATGTTATGGAGGCAACATATTATAATACTCGCCCGTACCGAAGgtgtctaaacattaagaagaaataacattcaccatTGTCCATGTGTTTTTCCACTGCCTCCTGGCCCTGAGCAACGCCGAGTAAACCGTTACTAGTTATAATTAAGTGTGACTTGACTCCGAGTTGTAACTACAAATTCCCTTCCGTTCTCTAGCTCCATAAATCACTCATCACTGATAAGTCATCAGTCATTtccaatatcaaaaattcagccataaaaaataaatggtgcTTAAATAAACGAAAATATGAGTCTCAATTAAGCCTCAATCCTTATTCAAGTCTGAATACTGTAACTACGAGTCTAAAGGCGTAGTTCAATAAGACTTGTAGAGTCCTCCACTCCACATATTTAGGAGCATAAATATCTACTTTTGGACATATACATATTACAGATTAAgagaaatccttaaaaaatgaaGACCCTTGTCAATATcaactgcctgttatatgattttcaaGGAGAAAATGAACTATGAGCTTATGTCTAATGAAATTTTTCTGCCAGAGGGAcactcaaagaaaattaaatttttttgaacaaaattttaaatctcaaaaatccatagttattcgaaaaaaatgaaatatttggagaaataattcaaaaactcattgctgttcacaaaaaaattaaattttatccctGCGCATTCCCCAGCTTACACCACAAAAACAGCTGTTAAATACGAAAAATGCCggctaaaaatattatattaaggcGAACTCCTCGTTTATTCCAAAGCCTGAGTTCTCCTGCGATTGTAATATTGAGGTATTCATTAATTCTATCCATTCTTGGGATGTAGTTCACTGGATCTGCATGGCCAAGGATCTTGCtaacttttaaaaagatttttgatcACCCTTGAGACATTCTGTTTCAGTACCAGCTAAGCTTATTTGTCAGTTGAAAAAGGTCTCAAGGccctttaaatatgtttttcttgaaAGTGCTTCCTCTGGTTGCTTTGTACTTTGTTTTAATTGATATCGTCCAAAAATCTTCACTTTTTATCCCATTCATGCTATAAAATTGATCTATTTCATTGTTTACCTTTCATTGCATAACTAAGTATGAAACCCACAAAATTATTTCACGACGTAAGGATTCCTATTAGTTTCTATATAcacttttgtataataaaatcaatttgtttcGTTGTTGACCTTTCGAATAACGATGACTATTGACAAACGATGCAGTTCCAACTTTTTTCGAGCGTTATAGGCTTACCAGTGATTACATAACATATAATGAAAATTCAGTGTATTTTTTAGGTGGCCTGTTTTTTGGAACTGGtattctgaagaatgaattttcttttaattaggagttgtcattattatttaattcctgagtagtgaacatactTTCTTACAtaaaagattcaattatattctaaaactgattgaacattggtgtgtgctcataaaagacggagcgtaaccctgaggatttgatgaggagttataattttaattccttgttggactcagggtagaattggggatccacattggagtaattctagcaaatgttccattttatttccttttctccttcctctgttgtcacagctgattgtaggacatctaattaaacgtcatgagtattattccTTCTCTCGtccaagacattcttcaaattgtcagggttaccatattgattctcggtttctttttatttttaacatgcccattctacactggattttcatcacctTATATGGGCCATTCAATGCGACATTTTTACGAGGAAACGAATTTGACACAAGCTTTGTATGCGGTATATTTGACAGTAAATCCGCTCAGAATTGAAATTTTGGATCTGTGACTCAATCCAACATTGAATTCTATGGtattaattatgaagaaaatagtACATAGTTtgatgaatattaaattaacaaaatctgTTAAACCaaagtaatgataaaaaaatataatagaaacaaCAGTGAACATGTGAAATCGattaaagatgaaaatattttcaaagttctataaagttttattaagtaTACTAACCGGTCATATTTGACATTTctgtttaacttattttttaagtcctatacttttttttttcaaatatgtagtTTAGATACTAAAAAATTGAGATTATCCATGTATTTCAACTTATATAAAACTATGAaattagttattgtttttttatttgatttgggaaaaaaaataacagaaatagTAGTTTATTGGGGGTCTTTAAAcctcattttttgaatgaaacccgtgttcgatattttatttcagtgcttatttttttattctttgctCCTTCTTCCACggaaattatgatttatttatatttaattacatataaagatttttttcaaatatagttttGGCTAGGCAAACTTTTTCAAGCAGCAATAACTGACGAGGAAAAACATGTTTGGCTTCCCAAAACTATGTAATATATAGTTATTGACCGCTATTAGCTATTTGTCTACGTAGAAacgacatttttaaaaataatttattttgagataaattgaTTTGACTAACAAACACCGGTCTaggaacgaattaaactcgtacgtcaaggtattactgtatattattttatttctgggtctaaaagttattataattttaatgttggctaaagtaaaaaatttgatgGATTAACAATCAGAGTTGAATGTCATTTCTCTAGTTGTAATTGcctattattaatgtaaaaaacaaaacaaaatactgTATCATATTATACTGATACCTTTCCTCAATAATTCGTGCATCTTGTTgcctctatgtatttctttctctatggctccaaacatttgtttaaattaaaaatttgcagGTTTTGATGATATAAAATCCTAATTTTATTCTGCTATTATATGGATAAATGGTTATTGCGAAGTGATTATGTTATATAAGTTATGAGTTACTTCTGTAgacttctaaataaatatttcactgTGTCATGAATCCTCTTCTAcacaactaaattttttgtcacCATACCTAAATATTGCTCTTATAATAATCTTAGATCTCCACACAAATAAATCGATAAAAGATAATTACAAATCGTTAATTATAAGAGTTATCATTCTTAATTTGCAAATCGAAAAACCACGttctataaaaataaccttTCCTCTCTTCAATAAAATCCTCAATTAGGAGAAATGGTGTTactcatataaataatagtttcatttatatagtaaaaaagaaaataaagtttcaagaaatatacaaaaaaatactacacaaataaagatattatctacattaaataacaataataacagcCCGGTTTTAAGGTGGCATTTGTAAGGGGCCCTTCTCTTGCCTGGGACCAGCACaggatataattttgaattaaaaattaaaattaatatacttagaattttttaaagaaatttcataagaaaaaaaaggatttaactTTACAcgaaaaaaaggtaattttattatatggaAACGAACGtcattctaaataataaaaaatacgtcatacgataactttttatgaaagttctaattaaaaaatgtccctctaaaatatttttttttcattttaagttgactttatatttcaatgcataaatacaaatgaaaaactataatataagtACCTTCGTCCATACATGATggaattgttaataaaatacgGGAAGAATTCTTAAAGTTTGATGGAGTTGCACTTACATAAttaagacacaaaaaaaaacaaaaaacaaggcacataatttgattaattatcctttaaatattttcaaattaatcaaatgacCAGATAATGTCCAATAGTTCCATGTATTTTTGCTAGATGAAAGAGCCAGTCACAATTATGAAGAAAGGAGCCGTACATGAGAAAGGTTCCAAAGTACATTTCTTGTACATTAATGCATATCCCGCATGCTCTACAGTTGtacaattaaagaaattatgatTATCTACAATATGTCTCTATTACTTTGTGTCAAATAAGCAAACCTTCAAAGTTGCTCTCTTCCAACTAACTAGTCATTAATTTATACTCATATGTTCTgtcttgaataataaattaataatgatagttcatttttaaagattatgCAAAAAAACCAACATAAAATATgcgattttatatttatattatattctaacgAGGTATTATTCGTCCCGGTACAAAATCTTAGTCTTGGTTGTGAATAGAATGAATAATTCTGGTTAATATCGTAAAAACATTTTCCTTCCTCTCCTTGACAGGTTTATGGAATTTTTCCCAAGCACAACcatatattaacatataaaatccCTTGCGGTATACACAAAAACGTCTCTGTTACGCTATCCAATGGCTACTGGAAGCTTAGGACTACAGTAGCAACACTCACTATGTCTctgttcattcaaaattatttatttgtgttcctctttaacCTCAGTTTAAGTAcactggtaaaaaaaaaacgttttgaattcattattataataagaaacaacaattatttcaaattaattacttaaatgctataatttcataattaattacaaaggaaaATTCCCAGGCCAAAACTTCCTAGGGCATAACTTTACAGGGCGAAACTTCCGGTCACGCTAGTTACCAATTGATTGTGAACcttttttattctattctttttgtaggaaaggttgcgagtaaaaaattatttaggttccgtatatttatgtatattacagaatattatgtacaattgtttttgtattcaatctcaattttttgttaCTATTAATAATTTCGACGACCCTcattgaattacattttttgagtatGCTTGAGCCAATTTTAGGGTGAGTAAAAATGATTAGTAATTAATATGTGATATTCCTTTATAATTTAGCGGTGATTTTAAAAATTCGTTTTCATTTTAAGCGAAATCATACATTCTAGAGAACAcaaatcttatttattcattctaatGAATGAATTGCAGATTTTTAttagttatgaaaataataataataccctTTAGAGTAGAGCAGTGCTCATgacacattaaaaatatattttttcaatgtggCCCTTAATGACTTTAAAATCACTTATTTGAGACTAaagatatgttttgtttttttaactttttaagtatttaCACTTAAAATACAACTCTGAAAAGGTGAAACATTGAGACAGTATTCATTACCGAACAAAATCctataaaaattcttcaaaaactcTTTGCCAATGCTTTTTCTCTTCATTAAGTTATtctcaatgaaatataaacCCTTATCCAAAATTAACATTAACACCTATCGTGATCATATGAAACACggcatttatgtatgtacttaaatCAATGACAGATAAAATTCATtatcttaatttgaaaataaatatgaagtacTATCATAGCTAATTTTAGCTATTTTGGTGATGTCATGAAGAGCACTAGTGAAAGACGTATGTGCAATGCGGTGTGACTTATAAGTGGATTCCTTACCGCCTTCTGACATGTTTGCATCCATTCTGAATTCATCACTGAGCCCTGAGTGTTTCAAGCTATGGCGTTTTCTCATAGGAGCGGGTCACGAAGTTCGCATGGCTGGAGGAGCTGTTCGAGACTTTCTAGCTGGTTTGAAACCCTCTGACATAGACTTTGCAAGCACTGCAACTCCTGAAGAAACGATAAAGGTCCTTGAAGAGCACAAAGTGCAAATTATCAATCCGTTTGGGGGAATGAGACATGGCACAGTCACAGCAAGGATAGATTACAAGCAAAAGTTTGAGATTACAACTCTTCGAACAGATACGGACACAGACGGTCGTAGAGCCACGGTTGAGTTTACGAAAGATTGGAAATTAGATGCTTATCGGAGGGACTTGACCATTAATTCCATGTATATTGATATTGATGGAAATCTTTATGACTATTTCAATGGGCAGGAGGATCTTATCCATAAACGAGTTCAATTTGTTGGAGATGCAGGGAAACGTATTCGGGAAGACTATTTACGCATACTTCGTTATTTTCGCATCTACGGCAAAGTAGCATCTAACCCTGAAAGACACGACCAAAAgacaattaatgaaataataaaaaatgcgtCAGGACTTCAACAAATATCAGGAGAAAGGATTTGGATGGAGTGGAAAAAGATTTTATCTGGTTCATTTGGATCTGATTTGACACTTAAAATGATTGAGTGTCAGTTAGGGTCCTATATTGGTCTTCCTCAAAATCCCAATATAAAAGGCTTCCGCTCCGCTTGGAATAACACTGTTAAAGATAATATATCCACTCTTGAACACCCAATATCTCTACTAGCTACACTTTTATATAGTGAGGATGATGTTTTGCATCTTCACTCTCGATTAAAGATGTCAAGAATTGagagggatttgtgtttattcttCACAAATCATATTTCGAAAATTGATCCTATTTCTCTTTCATCTATTCAATGGCTATATCTTTCTAATCCTATGAAAATCAAGACAGAACAagttaaaagttatattaatgcGTATCTTTTAGCACAAGGATTGAAAGATCTCAATGATGAATTTGATAAATGGAAGCCTCCTACTTTTCCAATAAATCGTTATGACTTAATTAGTGCCAAGTGTCCCAAAGGTCAACTCATTAGTATCATAACAGACAAACTAAAA harbors:
- the LOC121120526 gene encoding CCA tRNA nucleotidyltransferase 1, mitochondrial isoform X3; this translates as MFASILNSSLSPECFKLWRFLIGAGHEVRMAGGAVRDFLAGLKPSDIDFASTATPEETIKVLEEHKVQIINPFGGMRHGTVTARIDYKQKFEITTLRTDTDTDGRRATVEFTKDWKLDAYRRDLTINSMYIDIDGNLYDYFNGQEDLIHKRVQFVGDAGKRIREDYLRILRYFRIYGKVASNPERHDQKTINEIIKNASGLQQISGERIWMEWKKILSGSFGSDLTLKMIECQLGSYIGLPQNPNIKGFRSAWNNTVKDNISTLEHPISLLATLLYSEDDVLHLHSRLKMSRIERDLCLFFTNHISKIDPISLSSIQWLYLSNPMKIKTEQVKSYINAYLLAQGLKDLNDEFDKWKPPTFPINRYDLISAKCPKGQLISIITDKLKVIWRDSNYTMGRKELLNEIPNILDVLPSQSLPSKTKNKKV
- the LOC121120526 gene encoding CCA tRNA nucleotidyltransferase 1, mitochondrial isoform X1; the protein is MFASILNSSLSPECFKLWRFLIGAGHEVRMAGGAVRDFLAGLKPSDIDFASTATPEETIKVLEEHKVQIINPFGGMRHGTVTARIDYKQKFEITTLRTDTDTDGRRATVEFTKDWKLDAYRRDLTINSMYIDIDGNLYDYFNGQEDLIHKRVQFVGDAGKRIREDYLRILRYFRIYGKVASNPERHDQKTINEIIKNASGLQQISGERIWMEWKKILSGSFGSDLTLKMIECQLGSYIGLPQNPNIKGFRSAWNNTVKDNISTLEHPISLLATLLYSEDDVLHLHSRLKMSRIERDLCLFFTNHISKIDPISLSSIQWLYLSNPMKIKTEQVKSYINAYLLAQGLKDLNDEFDKWKPPTFPINRYDLISAKCPKGQLISIITDKLKVIWRDSNYTMGRKELLNEIPNILDVLPSQSLPSKTKNKKVYCRVGSNVCIFEFGGLSQEMW
- the LOC121120526 gene encoding CCA tRNA nucleotidyltransferase 1, mitochondrial isoform X2 encodes the protein MFASILNSSLSPECFKLWRFLIGAGHEVRMAGGAVRDFLAGLKPSDIDFASTATPEETIKVLEEHKVQIINPFGGMRHGTVTARIDYKQKFEITTLRTDTDTDGRRATVEFTKDWKLDAYRRDLTINSMYIDIDGNLYDYFNGQEDLIHKRVQFVGDAGKRIREDYLRILRYFRIYGKVASNPERHDQKTINEIIKNASGLQQISGERIWMEWKKILSGSFGSDLTLKMIECQLGSYIGLPQNPNIKGFRSAWNNTVKDNISTLEHPISLLATLLYSEDDVLHLHSRLKMSRIERDLCLFFTNHISKIDPISLSSIQWLYLSNPMKIKTEQVKSYINAYLLAQGLKDLNDEFDKWKPPTFPINRYDLISAKCPKGQLISIITDKLKVIWRDSNYTMGRKELLNEIPNILDVLPSQSLPSKTKNKKELEVE